The Haloferax volcanii DS2 DNA segment GCCGCCTCGAAGTCGGCGAGTCCCGTGACGGCGGGAGCGTCGGTCTGCCCGTCGCCGTCATCAACGGCGCGTCGTCGGGCAAGACGCTCTACATGCAGGCGGCGTCGGACGGAGACGAACTCAACGGCGTCGGCGTCATCCAGCGGGTCGTCCCGCAGCTCGACCCCGCGGATATCTCCGGGGCGATTCTCGTCGTCGGCATCGTCAACTACCACGCGTTTCAGGTCGCACAACACCGCAATCCGATAGACGACACGAAGATGAACCGGGCGTACCCCGGCGACGAGCGCGGCACCTCCTCGGAGCGCATCGCGGCCGCGACGTTCGCCGCCGCCCGCGACGCCGACCTCATCGTCGACCTCCATCAGGGCTCGACGAGCCGGATGATAGACGAGGTCCGCGTCCGCTGCGGCCGCCACCACCGGATGCACGCGAAATGTCTCCGGCTCGCCAAGACGTTCGGTTGCGGCTACGTCCTCGACCAGAAGGGTCCCGACGGCCAACTCGCCCGCGCCGGCCCCGACGCCGGGATTCCGACCATCGACCCCGAACTCGGCGGCTGCGTCGGCTGGGACGAAGAGAGCATCGAGAAGGGCGTTCGCGGCGTCCACAACGTCCTCCGCGGCTACGACTTCCTCGACGGCGACGTGGAGCTGAAAGCCCAGACCCGCGCCCGCGGCTTCGACCAGTACGGCTCGCCGGTCGGGGGCCTCGTCCGGTTCAAGCGCGACCTCGGCGAGCGCGTCTCCGCCGGCGACGTGGTGTTCGAGGTGGCCGACGTGTTCGGTACGCTCAAAGCCCGCGTCACCGCCGACCACAACGGCATCTTCTGGCGGGCGCGCCGCCTCCCGCAGGTCGCCTCCGGCGAGTACGTCTGTTCCGTCGGCATCGACCTCGACACGTACTGATACCGACTCCAGTCCACCCGATTCGACCACTTCACTCGACTCGGCACCACCTCACTCGACTCGACCACCTCACCCGATTCACCCCACTCACTTCCCATGACGACACCACCCGACCTCCCCGCTCGGCTCCGACTCGCGTGCGACAGTTGCGGCGAGACGTACGACGCCTGGCGCTGGCGCTGTGCCTGCGGCGAGCCGCTGGACTTCGCGGCCGACCCGACGCCGTCGGCAGCGACCCCCGACGACGCCGACCTCGACTACCGCGACGGCCTCTGGGCGTTCGACGACTTTCTCCCGACAGAGCCGCGCGCCAGCCTCGGCGAGGGGATGACGCCCCTCGTCGACGCCGCGGAGTGGGAGGCCTCGTTCAAACTGGAGTACGTCTTCCCCTCCGGCTCGTTCAAGGACCGCGGCGCGACGACGATGCTCTCGCTCGCGTCCGAACTCGGCGTCGAGCGCGTCGTCGAGGACTCCTCGGGCAACGCGGGGGCCGCCGTCGCGACCTACGCCGCCCGCGCCGGCATCGACGCCGAAATCTACGTGCCCGCGTCGGTCAAGCCCTCGAAGGTCCGCGCCATCGAGCGCGCCGGGGCGAAGCCGGTCCGAATCGAGGGCTCCAGACAGGCCGTGACCGACGCCTGCGTCGAGGCCGTCGAGGCCGACGACGCGTGGTACGCGAGCCACGCGTGGAACCCCGCGTTCTTCGCGGGCACGGCCACCGTCGCCTACGAAATCGCCGCCCAGCGCGACTGGTCGGTCCCCGACGCGGTCGTCACGCCGCTGGGCCACGGGACGCTTTTTCTCGGCGCGTACCGCGGCTTCCGTGCGCTCTACGAGGCGGGCTGGACCGACCGGATGCCCGAACTGTACGGCGCGCAGGCCGCCGGCTACTCGCCCATCGCCGACGCCCGTCACCACACGGCCGACGAGACGAACGACGTGGCCGACGGCATCCAGATTCTCGACCCCGTCCGCGAGGCCGAGATTCACGAGGCGCTCGACGCCACCGGCGGCGACGCCATCGCCCTGTCGGCCGACGCGGTCGAAGACGAACTCGACCGGCTCCACCGCCACGGCTTCTACACGGAGCCAACCTGCGCCGTCGCGCCCGCGGCGCTCCGCGAACTGCGTCTCTCGGGCGTCCTCGACCGCGACGCCGACGTGGTCGTGCCGCTCACCGGGAGCGGTCTCAAATCGTGAGCCGGCTCAGAACACAGCTACCGTAGCGCTCTCCACGACCGGAGCCAGCCGACCAACGACCAGCCGCGTCCCGCGTTTTCGACGCCGGCTCTCGCTTCGGCTCTCACGTTGCGGTCGCCCGCTCGGGCTTCGAGGTCGCGTCGCCGCTCGCGCTCCGCGTCGAGTTCGTCGCGGAGTCGCTCGTTTTCGTCGACGACCTCGTCGAGCCGCGCCCGGAGTTCGTCGAGGCGGTCGAACCCCCCGCGACCGTCGCCCGGTGACGCGCCGGGTGAAGCCGGCGGCCGTCGCGCCGGGTCGGTCACCACGTCGTCGTCGCGCCGATTCCGGTTCGGGTGTCGGTGTCGGTCCCGGTGTCGGTCGTCGTCCGATTGCGTCGCTGACCGCCGCACCGCGCTCGACCAACCGGACGGGTCGTAGAACTCGCTGGTCTCCCGAATCGCTCGCCGGACCGTCCTCGCGCCGTAGGTCGAGCCGTCGGCGTGGACGACTTCGTCCCACGTCGGCCGAAAGAGTCCGGAGTCCCGAAACAGGCGGCACATCTGTCGCGCGTCGCCGGCGGTCCAGAACGCGAGCATCGAACACAGCGCCGCGTCAGCCTCGTCGCGGTCGTCGTAGCCGCTCGCGTCACCCCGCCACAGGCGGGTGAACGCCACCCCGTTGACGGCGTTCGAGGCGCGGCGGACGACCTCGTCGTCCGTGAGGTCGTTGCCCGGGCCGCTTATCTCGTCGAGACGCGCGTCGGCGGGCGCTCGGTCCGAGTTCGGAGCGTCTGGGTTGACCGAGTCGATTGAGGCGGCCGGGGCGACGGCGTCGACCGACGGCGACGGCTCCGGGTCGGTTTCGAAGTACGCACCGTGAACCGTCGCGAGCGCGTCGCTCCGTTCTGCGACCGCCGCGGGCGCGCCGTCGGCGCAGTCGCCGGTCACGGGACGGAACCGCGTGACGTCCGAGAGTTCGAGGCCGCCGGCTCGGGCGCTCCCTGACGGGAGCGTCCCGCGGACGATAACGCGGAACCCCGTTCCCGAGGGAGTCACTTCCGTGTAGGAGTCGAGTCGGTCGACGAGCGCCCGCGCCCACTCGTCGGTCGCGCCGGTCTCGGCGTCGCGGCAGTTTTCGAGCTCGATACCGACGAACGGGTCGTCGTCGGTGAACGCGAATCCCACGCCGTCGACGCGCCCCTCCCGAGCACACGCGAGCGCCTCGTCGAATGTCGCCCACGTCGAGTCGTCAGTTGCCGATGCGGGCCCGCCGTCGGTCGCGCTTCGGGGTACAACTGTCTCCTCGCCGTCGCACAGTTGCGTTCGCCACCCGACCCAGTTGGCCCGTTCGAGCAGGTCATCCGGGAGCTGTTCCCGCGTCGGGAGTGGTGGCGTCATCGCTACCGCTGGTCTCTGGAGCGATGCAAAAGCTGTTTCCCGCGAGATGTCAGATTTGATAGTCAGCCCCCGGTCTCGCGCACTCGTCGGTCCGGCCGGGTCCGAGTGACGAGTCGAAGAAACGCTTACTGCGCGCGGGGTTTGCCCGCGGATTCGGTCTCGGTCGCCGTCGCGCCCTCGTAGGTGTCGACGCCCAGCAGGTCGTTGGGCGGGCACTTCTGGGTGACCGCCGTGGTCGCGAGGACCGCTCCGACGAGGAGCGCCGCGACCGCGATGACGAGTCCGAGGGTGCCGGCCGCGATGGTCAGGAAGCCCGCGAGACTCGCCGCCCCGACGACGATGAGCACCGGTCCGAGGACGGCGCGCGCGATACGGTCGTAACCGCCGACGTTCTTCTCCATGGTTGATTCACCGATACCTAGGTACGCGCTCTGCGGCTAAATCGTAGATTGGTGATTCCCGCGCCCGGAGACGCGTGACTGTCACGCCGGCCGACACGTCGACAAAAGCTAACTCCCTCGGCCGCGTCTCCCCCGCGTATGCCCCGGCTCTCGTTCCTCCTCCCCGGCGAAGACGACACAATCGGTCGGTTTCTGACGCTCACGCTCGTCATTTACGCCGTTATCAGCGGTTTCGAAATCCTCGGCGTCCTCTGGGCGATGTGTCTCGCGATGGCGGTCTGGACGCTCGCCACCGCGATTCAAGGGTTCCGGTACGGTTACCTCGAAGGCGCGACGTAGTCGGCCAACCTGCCGCGCCCGCTTCCATCCACCCGCGTCGTTCCGCCTCGTCTACCCGCTGCCGCCCCAGTCTATCCAGTCCTGTTCCCAACCGTGGCCGGCGTGCCAGCCGCGACCCTCGTACTCGGGGTCCTCGCGGCGCGTCCGGTTTCTGACGATGCTTCCGGTCTGTTCGCCGTCGACGAGCAGCGGCTTGAACGACAGCGGGCCGAACGACTCGGCCACTTCGCCGTCCTCGACGGCGACGAGCGTCTGCTCGCCGACGCCCTTCGGCATGACGAGTCGGCCGCCGTCAGCGAGCTGTGCGAGGAGTCGCGCGGGCGGGCGGACCGCCGAGGCCTCGACGAGGATGCGGTCGAAGGGCGCGTAGTCGGCCAGCCCCTCCGCGCCGTCGCGGCAGTCCACGAGGACGCCGCCGTAGCCGGCGCGCTGGAGGTTCTCGCGCGCCTCGTAGACGAGCGAGCGCGTGATGTCGACCGCGTGGACGCGGGCGTCGCCGACGATTTCGGCGAGGACCGCGGCGGTGTAGCCGACGCCCGCGCCGACGACGAGCACCTCGTCGTCCGGTTGGGGGTCGAGCGCGGCGAGCAGGCGCGCGACCGTCGTCGGCGCGAGGATGGTCGTGTTCGTGTCGCGGTGCTCCGTCGGGCGGTTCTGATACGGCGAGTCGGTGACGAACTCGTGTCGCGGGACGCTGCGCATGGCGATGGAGACGGCCTCCGGGAGCAACTCCAGCGAGTGCTCCAAGCCGTCGACCATGTCGTCGCGCAGCACCGAGTTGTCCATAGTCGACCTCGGAGGTCGGTCCTAATCAACCGCACGCTCGCCAACGACCGCCTGGAGGTCGGTCCCCGGCACGTCTCGAACCGTACAGCCATCGAATCCGGCCGATTCGACCCACGAGCGAACGGTCTCCTCGTCGTGGAGGTCGCCGCGGCCGGCGGCGAGCGCGTTCACCGCCCGCCCCGCAGTCGCGTCGGTCGAACACCGGCCGTGCAGGCTATCGACGAACACCGCCGCGCCGCCGGGTTCGAGAGCGTCGAACGCGCCCGCGACGAGGGCCCGCGCGTCGTCCGGGTCGCGCCCGGCGAAGGCGTCGCCGGCGAAGACCAGTTCGACCCCCGATACCGGCGGGTCGGCCGGGTCGCCCGCGACGAGATCCACGCCGGCCCGGGAGAGGAGCGGCCGGGCGACTTCCACGGTCTCCGCGTCGTCGACGAGGGTCACGTCGCGGCCGCGGGCGACGAACTCGCGGGCGAAGACGCCCGACGCGCCGCCGAGGTCGAGGACGCGCGTCGCGTCGGGAGCCGCGCGGACCGCGGCGGTCACGCAGGCCCGGACGACCGACTCCTCGGTGGCGTCGTGCGCGCCGAGTCGGTTCCGAAGCCAGTCGTCCGGGAACGCGGGTGGCTCGCCGGTCGCCATCGTCTCCGGGAGGTCGGCGTAGAGCGAAAAGCGGTCCAGCGCGTGCGGGAGGCGGCCGATGGAGCGCACGTCGCGCTTGGCGAGGAAGCCGAGCGCGCGGTTGGTTATCTCGTACTCGTCGCCGACGCGCTTGATGAAGCCCATCGCGGCCAGCGCCTCCACCGCGATGCGGGCGGCTCGGGGGTCGATACCGGCGGTGTCGGCCACGGCCTCGGCGGTGCCGGCGCTCGTCGTGAGCGCGTCGATGACGCCGCTCTCGCGGGCGGCCCACAGGAGCGCGAGCGATTCGACCGACGACTGCGACCGGTCGCGGGTAGGCATGGTCGCACCGACGGGGCGGGAACAAAAAGGTCGTGCGTTGGGCAGGCGGTATCGTCCGGCGTCGGCGGGGCGGAGCGTTTCGGCGTCGGAGTTCCCTTACCAGGCCGACCACGCGGTCGAGGTCTGGTCGCGGGCGTAGACGCGTTTCGCGTCCTTCGCGTACACCATGTCGCCGGGGTGGTCGAGCTTGCCGTGGCGGTACTCAGGGGCGTCCGAGCGGACGACGAGGCCTTCGATTTCGACCTCCTCGTCGCCGAACGCCTCCGTCTCGCCGACGACGAACTCGTAGTCGCCGGGGACGTTGACGGTGACGCTCCGGGTGTCCTCGCGCTTGCCGTCCTTCGGGTGGATAGTGACGTTGACCGCGACGTTGTCGACGACGCGGGTCCAGACGGTCTTCACGTCCGCGACTTCGGCCTCGTCGGCACGCTGTTCGGGGCCGACTTCGATGCCCGTGATGCGCACGAGCTGAATCGCCTCGGGCGTGTCGACGATGAACTCGTCGCCGACCTCGATGGTCGTGCCGACCGGCACGGGCACTTCGGTCGAGACGGAGTCGCCGTCCTGCGAGACGACGACGTTCATCTCGGTCTCGTCGGGAATCTCGACTTTCTCCTTGTGGACGTGGCTGCATTCGGTACACCGGACGGTCGAGTGACCGCCGGGCTTCAGCACCTCGTGGACGGTGGGTTCGTCGGGCGAACACGTCGGACAGGAGAGGGGGACGCGCTCGCCGGCGTCGGGTAGGCTCATACGGGTCGCTAGCCCATCAGGCCGTAAAAAGCCGCCTTTCTCCGCCTCGGCGTGGGACTCGGTGGCAGGACGCTCGCTCAACGAACGGGGCGAGCCGACCGACCGGACCGGCCGGTCACGGGCGCGGCGTGCGCCCGCTTAGGGTTGCGGCAGGTCGACTTCCTCGCCGTCGGCGTACACCGCCGGCTCGCGGATGATGCCGTCGAGGTGGAGCGGCGCGTCGGTGTCGCCGCCGATGCCGGCGTCGTCGCCGACGGCGATGTGGACCGTGCCCGCGGCCTTCTCGTCGAGCAGGACGGAGCCGACGAGGTCGGTGACGCCGACGTTGGTGCCGATGCCGATTTCGGCGAGGTTGTAGGCGTCGTCGCCAACCTCCTCGGCCGCGGCCTCGACCTGCTCGCGGATGTCGTCGTCGGAAATCTCGGTAACGTAGCCGTCTTCGACTTCGAAGCGGAGTTCCCGTCCCTCGTCGAGGAGGCCGTGGGGCATCATCGTCCCGTCGACGACGTAGGTGCCCGTCGCGGACGCGGGGCTGAGGAAGATTTCGCCCGCGGGGAGGTTCGAAAACGAGCCGGCCTCCGCGATTGCGCCGGTGTCTGCGAGCCACTCGCGGTCGCCGCGGACGAACGTGATGTCCGTGCCTTTCTCGGTCGTGACGCGGAGTTCGTCGGCGCCGCCGACGGCGTCGAGCATCGCCGCGCTGTGGTCGTAGATGGCGTCGTAGTCGGCGTCGAGGCCGGTGACGAACACCTCCTCGGTGATTCCGGGAAGGGTCGCGCCGCGAGCGCCGGCGTCGCAGGCGTCGCCGCGAGCGCGGGTGTGGCTCAGGCTCTTCGTCGTCGGCGCGAGGAAGGCGTCGCAGGCCTGCATCGCGGCGGCGACCGGCGCGGGCGGCTCCTCGCCGTGTTGGTTCCCCGGGGGATAGCGGACGATGGTCGCGTCGTCGGTCACTTCGCCTGCGACCTCGTAGAGCGCCTCGCCGATGCGCTCGCGCTTGTCATCGGTGACGACGACGAGCGACTCGTCGGGCTGGAGGTCGAGACACTGACGGACCGCCGTCTCGCTGGCGGCGCGGAGGTCGGCGTCGGCTTCGGTCATGTGGACACCTGCGCCGCCGGCGCTGTTAGGCGTTCCCATCTGCCCCCTCGCGTTCGGTTTCCGCCCCGTCGCCCCGAATCGGGGGTTTCACTCGCCTCGGAGGTAATCGAGGGACTCACTCGCCCGAGAGTTAATTTCTAAGTATTAGCCATCGAAATAACTATGGTTGGGCCCGGTCGTTTGTCTCCCATGATACGAGTGGGTGTCAACGGCTACGGCACAATCGGAAAGCGCGTCGCCGACGCGGTCCACGCGCAGCCCGACATGGAACTCATCGGCGTGGCCAAGACCCAGCCCAACTTCGAAGCGCACACCGCGGGCGAACGCGGCTACCCGATGTACGCCGCGATTCCCGAACGCTCGCCGCTGTTCTCCGAGGCCGGCGTCGACCTCGCCGGCGAGGTGGACGAACTGGTTGCCAAGGCGGACATCATCGTCGACTGCACGCCGTCGGGCATCGGAGCAGAGAACCGCGAACTGTACGAGACGCACCACACGCCCGCCATCTTCCAGGGGGGCGAGGACGCCGACGTGGCCGACGTGAGCTTCAACGCGCGGGCCAACTTCGACGCCGCCCGCGACGCCGACTACGTCCGCGTCGTCTCCTGTAACACGACCGGCCTCTCGCGCATCATCGCGCCGCTCGAAGCCGAGTACGGCGTCGAGAAGGTTCGGGCGACGCTCGTCCGCCGCGGCGGCGACCCCGGCCAGAACTCCCGCGGGCCGATAAACGACATCCTGCCGAACCCAATCGAGATTCCGTCGCACCACGGCCCCGACGTGAAGACCATCTTCCCCGGCCTCGAAATCGACACGCTCGGGCTGAAGGTGCCGGCGACGCTGATGCACGTCCACGCGCTCAACGTCACGCTCGAAGACGACGTGACCGGCGCGCACGTCCGCCAACTGCTCGAAGGCGAGAACCGCGTCTACGTCATCCCCGAGGGGATGGGCATCGACGGCGCGGGCAAGCTCATGGACTTCGCGCTCGACGCGGGCCGCCCGCGCGGCGACATGTGGGAGAACTGCGTGTGGGGCGAGTCCATCGGCGTCAACGGCCGCGACCTCTATCTGTTCCAGGCCATCCACCAGCAGTCCGACGTGATTCCCGAGAACGTCGACGCTATCCGCGCGATGTTCGACACCGAAGACCAGCAGGACAGCATGGCGCTCACCGACCGGACGCTCGGCATCGGCATCTCCGGCGACCCTTCTGGGTTCTCTGAGCAGGCGCGCGCGGAGTTCGCCGACGACTAACGGCGAATCGTCTGTTCAGTTCGGTGCGGTGCGGTTCGGATGCGGTTTTTCACCCATTCGGTTTTGCTCTCACAGCGACCGCGACGCCACGTTCCCCGTGTCGAGGTCCACGACCGCGACGTGGAACGCGTCGTCAGCGCCGGGAATCGGCAGGCCGCCGGGGTTGATGTGCGTCGTCGCCCCGCGGTGTTCGACCACCCGCTCGTGGCTGTGGCCGCGCAGGACGAAGTCGTACGTCCCCGAGTCGACGAGCGCGTCCACCAGTCCGGCTTCCGTGCCGTGGTACACCGCTATCTCTTGGCCGTCGAGCGTCAGGTGCGCGAAGTCGCCGTGGTAGGTGCCGAACGACTCGACCGCCTCGCGGAGCGCCCACTCGCCGTCGTTGTTGCCGCGGACGGCGTGGAAGTCGAAGTCCGCGTCGAACGGCGCGGCCGAGAAGGGCGCGACGATGTCGCCGCAGTGGACGACCGCGTCAACGCCCTCGGATTCGAAGTGCGAGACCGCGGCTTCGACGTAATCGAGGTTGTCGTGCGTGTCGGAGACGGCGCCGAGTTTCATGCGCGTCGGTTCGGCGGCGTCGGCTATCAACGTTGGGTGACACTTTTATCCCGAGCGCCCGCTGTCGCCGGTATGTGCCATCTCGCCATCGACTCGGAGGCCGGGAAATGAGCGACGACCCAAACCGTCACGGCGACGACATTCCCGACGACGAGCCGACAGCCGCGACCGACTCGGACGGTCTCGTCCTCGAAACCGGCGACCACGGGACCGTCTTCACCGGCGCGGTGCTCGTCGGTGTGACGACGTACAGCGCGGCTCATACACTCGCAGTCCGCGCGGCCGGTTCGTTCCCGGACGGCGGGCTTCTCACCGCGGTTTTGACGCTCGGCGTCTTCGCAACTGGCGTGGGGTTACTCGTCGACGGGGCCGCCGGGCTCGTCGCAAAAAGGGATGCGGATCTCTGAGCGCGGCTTCAGTCCTGCTTCAGCGCCTCGACGCCGGCCAGCGGCGCGCCGGTCAGCGCGCGGATGTACGCGCCGCCGGCGATGGAGACGTGGCCGAAGTCGGCTTCGTCCATGCCGTACATCCCGATGGCGCGGGAGGTGTCGCCGCCGCCGACGACGGAGAAGCAGTCGGTCTCGGCGATGGCGCGGAGGACGCCGGTCGTGCCGACCGCGAAGCGCTCGTCTTCGAACAGGCCGAGCGCGCCCTTCACGAAGACGGCCTCGGAGTCGCGGATGATGGGGTCGTACTCGTCGACCGTCATCGAGCCGACGTCGAGGTAGGCGCGGTCCTTCTCCGTGATGTTGGCGACCGCGATTTCGCCGCGGTCGTCGGTCTCGTCCTCGTAGGCGAGGTCGACGGCGAGCTTAATCTGGTCGCCGCGCTCGTCGAGCAGCGACTCGATGGTCTCGCGATTGGCCTCCCACTGGTCGTCGAAGAAGTCCATGCCCTCGAGGTCGAAGCCAACGTCGTTGCCGGCGGCGCGGAGGAACAGTTCGCCGGCGATGCCGCCTAAGAGGAACTGGTCGACCTTGTCGCCGAGGTTGTTCATGACGTCGATGACGTCAGTGGCCTTCGTCCCGCCGACGACCATCGTCACCTGTCCGTCGAACTCGCGGGTGGCGATGGAGGAGTTCGCCTCGTACTCGGTCTGCATCACGCGGCCCGCGTAGGCGGGGAGCACGAGCGGGAAGCCGACCAGCGAAGCGTGCGAGCGGTGGGCCGCCGAGTAGGCGTCGTTGACGTAGGCGTCGACGTGCTCGGCGAGGGTTCGGACGAACTCGGTGTCGGCCTTGACCTCGGGGTCCTCCTCGGGGAGTTCCTCGTCGCACATCCGCGTGTTTTCGAGGAGGAGCACGTCGCCGGCTTCGAGCGCGTCGATGGCGGCGATGGCGTCGTCGCCGTAGGTGTCGGCGACGAACCCCACCTCGCGGTCGATGTGCGAGGCGAGGATGTCGGCGTGCTGTTCGAGCGAGACGAAGTCGTCGCCGCCGGGGCGGCCCTGATGGGCCATGAGGACGACGCGGTGGCCGGCCTCGGCGAGTTCGCGGACGGTCTCCGCGTGGCGGTCGAACCGTCGGTTGTCTTGGACCTCGCCGTCTTCGACCGGCGAATTGAGGTCGAGTCGGACGAGTACGCGCTGCTCCGGGTCGAGGTCATCGAGGGTCTTGAACATCGGGTGGAAGAACGTAGAGGAGTTACTTAGTGGTGGGTAAGTCGCGCTGAAAGGGCGGGCGATTCGTGGGGGCGTCTACTGGTGGGTGACGAAGTGGGCGACGTCGAGCATCCGGTTGGAGAAGCCGTACTCGTTGTCGTACCACGTCAGTATCTTGTAGAGGCCGCCGTCGTTGACCTGGTTGGTCGTGTTGAGGTCGACGGTGCTGGAGAACGGCAGGCCGAGGATGTCACGCGAGGTGACCTCGTCGTCCGTGTAGCCGAGGACGCCCGCGAGCGGGCCGGAGTCGGCCGCGGCGCGGAAGGCGTCGTTAATCTCCTCGACGGAGGGCTTGTCTTCGAGACGGACGACGAGCTCGGTGAGCGAGCCGTTCGGCACGGGGACGCGAATCGCCATGCCGTCGAGCTTGCCGTCGAGCTGGGGCAGAATCTCGGTGGCCGCCTGCGCCGCGCCGGTCGTCGTCGGGACGATGTTCTCGGCGGCGGCACGCCCGCGGCGCTGTTTCGCGTGGGGGCTGTCGATGAGGTTCTGGCTGCCCGTATAGGCGTGGACGGTCGTCAGGAGACCGTTCTCGATGCCGAACTCCTCGTCGAGCACCTTCGCGACCGGCGTGACGGAGTTGGTCGTACAGGAGGCGTTCGAGACGATGTCCTCGCCGTCGTACTCGTCGTGGTTGACGCCGTAGACGATCTGCTTGACCGGCTCGTCGCCCTTCGGCGGCGCGGAGATGACGACCTTGTCCGCGCCCGCTTCGAGGTGTGCGGAGGCGTCTTCCTTCGTACGGAAGATGCCCGTACATTCGAGCGCCACGTCCACGTCGAGTTCGCCCCACGGAAGCTCCGCGGGGGACTGGACGTTGTAGAGGCTCACCGAGGTGCCGCCGATGGACAGCGAGTCGCCGTCTCGCTCGACGCCGTCGAGCCGGCCCATGACGGAGTCGTACTTCGCGAGATACGCCATGTCGTCGAAGTCCATGACGTCGTTGATGGCGACCAGTTCGACCTTCGGGTTGTCGAGGACGGCACGGAAGATGTTCCGGCCGATGCGGCCGAAGCCGTTGAGTGCCACCCGCACCACGTCCGATTCATCCACGTTCTCGCCCGCGCTGAGGTAGGATTTTTCACTCATGTTCGAGTAGTATCCGTATAGATATCTCGGGGGCAGGAGTATATCTGTTTCGGTAAATCAGACTGAATCGAACGTTACCTTTCATTCACAATCACAACCTAGACAGAAACGAACATAACCGGTCAGACACGGGCGGCGATTGACACGCCCGCACGGGGGCGAGTAGTCAGGTTGTAGACGGTCGCTCGCGGCCGAATCCTGGCGATTCGCTGGCAGGTGACTGTCACAGGCAGAAACGTTTTATCCTCCGATTTCATAGCGCCCCTCATGGTCAGAGACGACCGCGACGACCCGTTCGACAACATCTTCGACGAAATCGAACGGATGATGAACGACATGACCGGAGGCGACGCCGGATTCGCCTCCGAGACCCACATCGACATGTACGATGAGGGCTCTACACTCCGACTCGTCGCGGACCTCCCGGGCGTCGACAAAGACGCC contains these protein-coding regions:
- a CDS encoding succinylglutamate desuccinylase/aspartoacylase family protein, producing MITLGTASAAPGEMDVGRLEVGESRDGGSVGLPVAVINGASSGKTLYMQAASDGDELNGVGVIQRVVPQLDPADISGAILVVGIVNYHAFQVAQHRNPIDDTKMNRAYPGDERGTSSERIAAATFAAARDADLIVDLHQGSTSRMIDEVRVRCGRHHRMHAKCLRLAKTFGCGYVLDQKGPDGQLARAGPDAGIPTIDPELGGCVGWDEESIEKGVRGVHNVLRGYDFLDGDVELKAQTRARGFDQYGSPVGGLVRFKRDLGERVSAGDVVFEVADVFGTLKARVTADHNGIFWRARRLPQVASGEYVCSVGIDLDTY
- a CDS encoding pyridoxal-phosphate dependent enzyme, with protein sequence MTTPPDLPARLRLACDSCGETYDAWRWRCACGEPLDFAADPTPSAATPDDADLDYRDGLWAFDDFLPTEPRASLGEGMTPLVDAAEWEASFKLEYVFPSGSFKDRGATTMLSLASELGVERVVEDSSGNAGAAVATYAARAGIDAEIYVPASVKPSKVRAIERAGAKPVRIEGSRQAVTDACVEAVEADDAWYASHAWNPAFFAGTATVAYEIAAQRDWSVPDAVVTPLGHGTLFLGAYRGFRALYEAGWTDRMPELYGAQAAGYSPIADARHHTADETNDVADGIQILDPVREAEIHEALDATGGDAIALSADAVEDELDRLHRHGFYTEPTCAVAPAALRELRLSGVLDRDADVVVPLTGSGLKS
- a CDS encoding phage NrS-1 polymerase family protein, which translates into the protein MTPPLPTREQLPDDLLERANWVGWRTQLCDGEETVVPRSATDGGPASATDDSTWATFDEALACAREGRVDGVGFAFTDDDPFVGIELENCRDAETGATDEWARALVDRLDSYTEVTPSGTGFRVIVRGTLPSGSARAGGLELSDVTRFRPVTGDCADGAPAAVAERSDALATVHGAYFETDPEPSPSVDAVAPAASIDSVNPDAPNSDRAPADARLDEISGPGNDLTDDEVVRRASNAVNGVAFTRLWRGDASGYDDRDEADAALCSMLAFWTAGDARQMCRLFRDSGLFRPTWDEVVHADGSTYGARTVRRAIRETSEFYDPSGWSSAVRRSATQSDDDRHRDRHRHPNRNRRDDDVVTDPARRPPASPGASPGDGRGGFDRLDELRARLDEVVDENERLRDELDAERERRRDLEARAGDRNVRAEARAGVENAGRGWSLVGWLRSWRALR
- a CDS encoding YgaP family membrane protein, whose protein sequence is MEKNVGGYDRIARAVLGPVLIVVGAASLAGFLTIAAGTLGLVIAVAALLVGAVLATTAVTQKCPPNDLLGVDTYEGATATETESAGKPRAQ
- a CDS encoding protein-L-isoaspartate O-methyltransferase family protein; translation: MDNSVLRDDMVDGLEHSLELLPEAVSIAMRSVPRHEFVTDSPYQNRPTEHRDTNTTILAPTTVARLLAALDPQPDDEVLVVGAGVGYTAAVLAEIVGDARVHAVDITRSLVYEARENLQRAGYGGVLVDCRDGAEGLADYAPFDRILVEASAVRPPARLLAQLADGGRLVMPKGVGEQTLVAVEDGEVAESFGPLSFKPLLVDGEQTGSIVRNRTRREDPEYEGRGWHAGHGWEQDWIDWGGSG
- a CDS encoding class I SAM-dependent methyltransferase, whose translation is MPTRDRSQSSVESLALLWAARESGVIDALTTSAGTAEAVADTAGIDPRAARIAVEALAAMGFIKRVGDEYEITNRALGFLAKRDVRSIGRLPHALDRFSLYADLPETMATGEPPAFPDDWLRNRLGAHDATEESVVRACVTAAVRAAPDATRVLDLGGASGVFAREFVARGRDVTLVDDAETVEVARPLLSRAGVDLVAGDPADPPVSGVELVFAGDAFAGRDPDDARALVAGAFDALEPGGAAVFVDSLHGRCSTDATAGRAVNALAAGRGDLHDEETVRSWVESAGFDGCTVRDVPGTDLQAVVGERAVD
- a CDS encoding HVO_0476 family zinc finger protein, translated to MSLPDAGERVPLSCPTCSPDEPTVHEVLKPGGHSTVRCTECSHVHKEKVEIPDETEMNVVVSQDGDSVSTEVPVPVGTTIEVGDEFIVDTPEAIQLVRITGIEVGPEQRADEAEVADVKTVWTRVVDNVAVNVTIHPKDGKREDTRSVTVNVPGDYEFVVGETEAFGDEEVEIEGLVVRSDAPEYRHGKLDHPGDMVYAKDAKRVYARDQTSTAWSAW
- a CDS encoding aminopeptidase is translated as MTEADADLRAASETAVRQCLDLQPDESLVVVTDDKRERIGEALYEVAGEVTDDATIVRYPPGNQHGEEPPAPVAAAMQACDAFLAPTTKSLSHTRARGDACDAGARGATLPGITEEVFVTGLDADYDAIYDHSAAMLDAVGGADELRVTTEKGTDITFVRGDREWLADTGAIAEAGSFSNLPAGEIFLSPASATGTYVVDGTMMPHGLLDEGRELRFEVEDGYVTEISDDDIREQVEAAAEEVGDDAYNLAEIGIGTNVGVTDLVGSVLLDEKAAGTVHIAVGDDAGIGGDTDAPLHLDGIIREPAVYADGEEVDLPQP